Proteins encoded by one window of Emticicia oligotrophica DSM 17448:
- a CDS encoding diacylglycerol/lipid kinase family protein has protein sequence MMIKICFIIHGKSTNKVSLSGKLKKTFDANNFIVKIIETEYASHAILLTESVVNEGFTIIVACGGDGTLNEVVNGVMNVGNESVKVCLLPNGSGNDFAKTIIPTQTIESLKEAILTGSIKKIDVGLATFKDKNGQQASRYYINITDVGIGGVIAKELFYASRFFGATLTYQYFILKNFITYRPQNIIVKGDDFVYESKVMNFCAANGKFFGSGLGIAPEAKVDDGLIEAVAIGDVNLIDYFLNFPKIKRCERLTHKAVKYFKSKSLSFESESANTPIDMDGEFVGYLPMSITVKHKSINFIV, from the coding sequence ATGATGATTAAGATTTGTTTCATTATTCATGGAAAAAGCACAAATAAAGTTTCGCTAAGCGGTAAGCTAAAAAAAACTTTCGATGCTAATAATTTTATAGTAAAAATCATAGAAACTGAATATGCCAGCCATGCAATATTGCTAACTGAAAGTGTAGTAAACGAAGGATTTACAATTATTGTTGCTTGTGGTGGAGACGGAACCCTCAATGAAGTTGTCAATGGAGTTATGAACGTAGGGAATGAAAGTGTAAAAGTATGTTTATTGCCCAATGGTTCGGGCAATGATTTTGCTAAAACCATTATTCCAACACAAACCATTGAGTCGTTAAAGGAAGCTATTTTAACAGGAAGTATTAAAAAAATTGATGTAGGATTGGCGACCTTTAAAGATAAAAATGGTCAGCAAGCAAGCCGCTATTACATCAATATTACCGATGTTGGCATTGGAGGTGTAATTGCCAAAGAGCTTTTTTATGCAAGTAGGTTTTTTGGTGCAACTTTAACTTATCAGTATTTTATTCTTAAAAACTTTATCACTTACAGACCTCAAAATATCATTGTTAAAGGCGATGATTTTGTGTATGAAAGTAAAGTTATGAATTTTTGTGCCGCTAATGGAAAGTTTTTTGGGAGTGGACTTGGTATTGCCCCCGAAGCAAAAGTAGATGATGGCTTGATTGAAGCAGTTGCAATTGGAGATGTGAATTTGATTGATTATTTTTTGAATTTCCCTAAGATTAAAAGATGTGAACGTTTGACACATAAAGCAGTCAAATATTTTAAATCAAAATCTTTAAGTTTTGAGTCAGAAAGTGCAAATACTCCTATTGATATGGATGGAGAATTCGTTGGTTATCTACCGATGAGTATTACCGTGAAACATAAAAGTATAAATTTTATCGTCTGA